In Leptodesmis sichuanensis A121, the following are encoded in one genomic region:
- a CDS encoding carbohydrate ABC transporter permease → MDKWTLKKHWERLQPRLTPYWFLLPALIMLGLTVFYPALQAFFLSFTKFEYDLTQPPVWIGLNNFQRLFRDPIFWQTFRNTFLYLVCVVPVLVSFPLALAILVNRQLRGIHWFRVAYYTPVVISMVVAGIAWKWLYADNGLLNQLLQMVKLPSVPWLTSPDLALFSVMVVTIWKGLGYYMVIYLAGLQSIPQELYEAAAIDGSDGIKKHWDITVPLMRPYLLLVAVISAISATKVFEEVYVMTRGGPNHSSETLVYYLYSKAFGELEMSYACTIGLVMFLIILGLSVMRLGLEQRSVKVQSGNLP, encoded by the coding sequence ATGGATAAATGGACACTAAAAAAGCATTGGGAGCGGCTGCAACCCCGCCTCACCCCTTACTGGTTTCTCCTTCCAGCCCTGATCATGCTGGGATTAACGGTCTTTTATCCAGCCCTGCAAGCCTTCTTTCTCAGCTTCACCAAGTTTGAATACGATCTCACCCAACCTCCCGTCTGGATTGGGTTGAACAACTTTCAGCGGCTCTTCCGCGATCCCATCTTCTGGCAAACCTTCCGCAACACCTTCCTATATCTGGTTTGTGTAGTACCCGTGCTGGTCAGCTTCCCCCTGGCGCTGGCGATTCTGGTCAATCGTCAGTTGCGCGGCATTCACTGGTTCCGGGTGGCCTACTACACTCCCGTGGTGATCTCAATGGTGGTGGCGGGAATTGCCTGGAAGTGGTTGTATGCGGATAACGGTCTGTTGAATCAACTGCTGCAGATGGTCAAGCTACCCTCGGTGCCCTGGCTTACCAGTCCTGATCTGGCTTTGTTTAGTGTCATGGTGGTGACGATCTGGAAAGGGTTGGGATACTACATGGTAATTTACCTGGCGGGATTGCAATCGATTCCGCAAGAACTGTATGAAGCGGCGGCGATCGATGGTTCCGATGGCATCAAAAAACACTGGGACATTACCGTGCCCTTAATGCGTCCCTATTTACTCCTGGTAGCTGTTATTTCCGCCATTTCTGCCACCAAAGTGTTTGAGGAAGTGTACGTGATGACGCGAGGTGGCCCCAACCACAGTTCCGAAACGCTGGTGTACTACCTCTACAGCAAAGCCTTTGGCGAACTGGAAATGAGTTATGCCTGCACGATCGGCCTGGTGATGTTTCTGATCATTTTGGGACTATCTGTGATGCGTCTGGGACTGGAGCAGCGATCGGTGAAGGTGCAATCCGGTAATCTCCCCTGA
- the cls gene encoding cardiolipin synthase, whose product MIQIENRLLVIYGVVTVIVYLAGIANAAHAVMTVRSSRGAIAWSISLLTIPWVALPFYWVFGRNRFFGYREILRSAFALHRERVRDIYRELQAYQIALPEQFASLERLAMAFEGIAFMGGNCATLLIDGPETFKAMLQAIADARTYILLQTYIIHDDETGQVFQQALIKKAQQGVRIHLLYDEIGCQKTPKAYFAGLRQAGVQVSAFHTTKGRGNRFQLNFRNHRKILVVDGLTAFVGGLNIGDEYAGKDPKLSPWRDTHLQLCGPSVQVLQGVFLQDWYWATRQILEVNWQATVDRATNATVLIFATGPADALPACNLFFVNVINQAQHRLWIASPYFVPDDSTLAALKLAALRGVDVRILLPNRPDHLLVYLCSFSYYSELDSVGIKLYRYKQGFMHQKCLLVDRAIAAVGTTNLDNRSFFLNFEVMSFLTHPDFVQQVEQMLQSDLSASVAVNLDDYKRRSLGFQLIVRASRLLSPIL is encoded by the coding sequence TTGATCCAGATTGAAAACCGCTTGCTGGTTATCTACGGGGTTGTTACCGTCATTGTTTACCTGGCGGGAATCGCCAATGCGGCTCATGCGGTGATGACGGTGCGTTCTTCCAGAGGGGCGATCGCCTGGAGTATTTCCCTGCTGACAATTCCCTGGGTGGCCTTACCGTTTTACTGGGTATTTGGCCGCAATCGCTTTTTTGGCTATCGGGAAATTTTGCGATCTGCCTTTGCCCTGCATCGAGAGCGAGTCCGAGATATTTACCGGGAATTGCAAGCGTACCAGATCGCTTTGCCAGAGCAGTTTGCCTCGCTGGAGCGATTAGCCATGGCCTTTGAAGGAATTGCCTTCATGGGAGGAAACTGTGCCACCCTGTTGATCGATGGCCCGGAAACCTTTAAGGCCATGCTGCAGGCGATCGCGGATGCCAGAACCTATATCCTGCTGCAAACCTACATCATTCACGATGATGAAACGGGCCAGGTGTTTCAGCAGGCTCTGATTAAGAAGGCTCAACAAGGCGTGCGAATTCATCTGCTGTATGACGAAATCGGCTGTCAGAAGACCCCAAAAGCCTACTTTGCGGGTTTGAGACAGGCGGGCGTTCAGGTCAGTGCATTTCACACCACTAAAGGCCGGGGGAACCGCTTTCAACTTAACTTCCGCAACCACCGCAAAATCCTGGTGGTGGATGGACTGACGGCGTTTGTCGGAGGACTAAACATTGGTGATGAATATGCCGGAAAAGATCCTAAATTGAGTCCCTGGCGGGATACCCATCTTCAGCTTTGTGGCCCCAGTGTGCAGGTACTTCAGGGTGTTTTTTTGCAGGACTGGTACTGGGCAACCCGGCAGATTCTCGAAGTCAATTGGCAGGCCACGGTCGATCGTGCCACTAATGCCACAGTTCTGATCTTTGCCACTGGTCCTGCTGATGCCCTGCCTGCCTGCAATCTATTTTTTGTGAATGTGATTAACCAGGCGCAACATCGGCTCTGGATTGCCAGCCCTTACTTTGTGCCCGATGATTCGACATTGGCGGCTCTTAAACTGGCGGCCTTGCGAGGCGTGGATGTACGCATTTTGTTACCCAATCGCCCAGATCATTTGCTGGTTTATCTTTGCTCGTTTTCCTATTACAGCGAGTTGGATTCGGTGGGTATTAAGCTCTATCGCTACAAACAGGGCTTTATGCATCAAAAGTGCCTGTTAGTGGATCGGGCGATCGCCGCAGTCGGCACGACAAACCTGGACAATCGCTCTTTCTTTCTCAACTTTGAAGTGATGAGTTTTCTCACCCATCCAGACTTTGTGCAGCAGGTCGAACAGATGTTGCAATCCGACTTATCCGCCTCCGTTGCAGTCAATTTGGATGACTACAAACGCCGTTCTTTGGGCTTTCAACTAATCGTCCGTGCCTCTCGTTTGTTATCGCCGATTCTGTAA
- a CDS encoding endonuclease/exonuclease/phosphatase family protein, translating to MLEFSTQLTHSLLRQFVPSYRFLKIQADTIDRHHVHHTALESSSITVLNWNIAKNNHDRQWLKDFRSMVRHYRPDLIFLQEVRFDLDAAHAVDLPDMSWSYAPNFIDAHHRAYSGVLTAAKTNPIQSRALVTEHFEPIVQTPKVSLVTEYPLSHRSQTLLAINSHLINFVDLQTFRTQLRDLEQAIATHQGPIIFAGDFNTWSGSRSTALEQAATRLGLQEASFSPDDYRKIKRFLLSPPLDYIFYKQLREHRVNARVLHHITSSDHKPLLTEFSC from the coding sequence ATGCTCGAATTCAGTACCCAACTCACCCATTCCCTACTGCGACAATTCGTTCCATCCTACCGATTTCTCAAGATCCAGGCTGATACCATTGACCGTCACCATGTTCATCACACGGCCCTGGAAAGTAGTTCGATTACGGTGTTGAACTGGAACATTGCCAAAAATAACCACGATCGCCAGTGGTTAAAAGATTTCCGCAGTATGGTCAGGCACTACCGCCCTGATCTGATTTTTCTTCAGGAAGTTCGCTTTGATCTGGATGCGGCTCATGCGGTGGATTTGCCGGACATGAGTTGGAGTTATGCGCCTAACTTTATTGATGCTCATCATCGGGCTTATTCTGGCGTGCTGACGGCGGCTAAAACCAATCCGATTCAAAGTCGGGCACTGGTAACGGAGCATTTTGAACCGATCGTCCAGACTCCCAAGGTTTCTCTGGTGACGGAATATCCCTTGAGTCATCGATCGCAAACACTGCTGGCAATCAATAGCCACCTGATTAACTTTGTTGATTTGCAAACGTTTAGAACCCAACTGCGGGATCTGGAGCAGGCGATCGCCACCCATCAGGGGCCAATTATTTTCGCTGGGGACTTTAATACCTGGAGTGGATCACGATCGACCGCATTAGAGCAGGCGGCTACTCGTTTGGGATTGCAAGAGGCCAGTTTCAGTCCGGATGATTACCGGAAGATTAAGCGATTCTTGTTATCACCGCCGCTGGATTATATTTTTTATAAGCAATTGAGGGAACATCGGGTGAATGCACGGGTCTTGCATCACATCACATCCTCAGATCACAAGCCTTTACTGACGGAGTTTTCCTGCTAA